The proteins below are encoded in one region of Micromonospora sp. DSM 45708:
- a CDS encoding GNAT family N-acetyltransferase, translated as MYGVAEPAVPLRKIIHWWAVTADIGMQDDDCNLGTAFVPAGHFYEMHIPVPGDERRRTDRDRARQSGADWLLYPQIRTTGDTTALARDGFLDLPWFMEAQYQVRAGVDDDLRAQLGNSRYRDLRRLVRRAAAEYDYRVLDGAGAAADPAALKDFDRLHALNLAKYGHRYNHLSSTALELVLDSPLRDRTRLFLRQSRADGATVQVVLCFLDPTGTELTILAQGIDPALVTPGQNVYRAAFYELFRWGEGHGIGVFSLGRGNEVKKLDVGANTYHLLANHIGGVSGADPAVFAPMRARLREFFDRVIGELESTGGDRVTVRR; from the coding sequence ATGTACGGGGTAGCCGAACCGGCGGTGCCGCTGCGCAAGATAATCCACTGGTGGGCCGTCACCGCCGATATCGGGATGCAGGACGACGACTGCAATCTCGGCACGGCTTTCGTGCCGGCCGGACATTTCTACGAGATGCACATCCCGGTGCCCGGCGACGAGCGGCGGCGGACCGATCGTGACCGCGCCCGGCAGTCCGGCGCGGACTGGTTGCTCTACCCGCAGATCCGCACCACCGGCGACACCACCGCTCTCGCCCGGGACGGCTTCCTCGACCTGCCCTGGTTCATGGAGGCCCAGTACCAGGTGCGTGCCGGCGTCGACGACGACCTGCGGGCCCAACTGGGCAACTCCCGCTACCGGGACCTGCGCCGGTTGGTGCGCCGCGCGGCTGCCGAGTACGACTACCGCGTCCTCGACGGCGCCGGGGCCGCGGCCGACCCCGCGGCGCTCAAGGACTTCGACCGGTTGCACGCGCTCAACCTGGCCAAGTACGGCCACCGCTACAACCACCTGTCGTCCACCGCCCTGGAACTGGTTCTGGACTCCCCGCTGCGCGACCGCACGCGGCTCTTCCTGCGACAGTCGCGTGCCGACGGCGCGACCGTGCAGGTCGTGCTCTGCTTCCTCGACCCGACCGGCACCGAGCTGACCATCCTCGCCCAGGGCATCGACCCCGCCCTGGTGACGCCCGGTCAGAACGTCTACCGCGCCGCGTTCTACGAACTCTTCCGCTGGGGCGAGGGCCACGGCATCGGTGTCTTCAGCCTCGGACGCGGCAACGAGGTCAAGAAACTCGACGTCGGGGCGAACACCTACCACCTGCTGGCCAACCACATCGGCGGGGTGTCCGGAGCCGACCCCGCCGTGTTCGCGCCGATGCGCGCCAGACTGCGCGAGTTCTTCGACCGGGTGATCGGCGAACTCGAGTCCACCGGCGGCGACCGGGTGACCGTGCGGCGATGA
- a CDS encoding MFS transporter — translation MTDLVEESSATGRRRLPRAFWVLWTGSLVNRLGYLIQPFLALYLSGQWRLSPGTVGLVLASFGAGAVVSQPLGGWLADRWGGRRTLVAGLLATAVTAMTIPWAGTVPLLVGAVVLYGLTVDLYRPALAALVVATVPGEHRARAFGLIFWAVNLGSAVAGLAGGLMAARGFVLLFAVDAASCVIFALVAVRLLPADRRSARDGGRGGAAGPGSDALLWAVTGTFLVFAVLLAQAYVTMPLIMLDQGLPPTAYGLVIAVNPIVILVLQPLLAGRLADWPRPTVYAGSLAVTGLGFGLLAAARSVPVYAFAVLIWTLGEIGVATVGPTLVTEIAAPGSEGRYSGLFGMAYGASSLVGPLAGTTVLDAAGPTTLWGSCAVSGIAAAAAAFALRGAMLRRTALARPG, via the coding sequence ATGACGGACCTGGTCGAGGAGAGTTCCGCCACCGGACGGCGACGGCTGCCGCGGGCGTTCTGGGTGCTCTGGACCGGCAGCCTGGTGAACCGGCTCGGCTACCTGATCCAACCGTTCCTCGCGCTGTACCTGTCGGGCCAGTGGCGCCTGTCGCCCGGCACGGTCGGCCTGGTCCTGGCGAGCTTCGGCGCCGGAGCCGTGGTCTCACAGCCGCTCGGTGGCTGGCTGGCGGACCGGTGGGGCGGGCGGCGCACGCTCGTCGCCGGTCTGCTGGCCACCGCCGTGACGGCGATGACGATCCCCTGGGCCGGCACCGTGCCCCTTCTGGTCGGTGCGGTGGTGCTCTACGGCCTCACCGTCGACCTCTACCGGCCGGCCCTTGCCGCTCTCGTCGTCGCCACGGTCCCCGGCGAGCACCGGGCACGTGCCTTCGGCCTGATCTTCTGGGCGGTCAACCTGGGCAGCGCGGTGGCGGGACTGGCCGGCGGCCTGATGGCTGCGCGCGGCTTCGTGCTGCTGTTCGCGGTCGACGCCGCGAGCTGCGTGATCTTCGCGTTGGTCGCGGTGCGACTGCTGCCCGCCGACCGGCGGAGCGCCCGGGACGGCGGCCGGGGCGGCGCGGCGGGCCCGGGCTCCGACGCCCTGCTGTGGGCGGTGACCGGCACCTTCCTGGTGTTCGCGGTGCTGCTCGCGCAGGCGTACGTGACGATGCCGCTGATCATGCTCGACCAGGGGCTGCCTCCCACGGCGTACGGTCTGGTCATCGCGGTGAACCCGATCGTGATCCTGGTGCTGCAACCGCTGCTCGCCGGGCGGCTGGCCGACTGGCCGAGACCGACCGTCTACGCCGGCAGCCTGGCCGTCACCGGGCTGGGCTTCGGGTTGCTCGCCGCCGCGCGGAGCGTACCTGTCTACGCGTTCGCGGTCCTGATCTGGACGCTGGGGGAGATCGGCGTGGCCACGGTCGGCCCGACCCTGGTGACGGAGATCGCCGCGCCGGGGTCGGAGGGGCGCTACAGCGGTCTGTTCGGCATGGCGTACGGCGCTTCCAGCCTGGTCGGGCCGCTCGCCGGCACCACGGTGCTGGACGCGGCCGGGCCGACGACGTTGTGGGGGAGCTGCGCCGTGTCCGGCATCGCGGCGGCTGCCGCGGCCTTCGCCCTGCGGGGCGCGATGCTCCGACGGACGGCGCTCGCCCGGCCCGGGTGA
- a CDS encoding YbaK/EbsC family protein, whose protein sequence is MATHRAVRTGDDVAALREFPVERSVKTLAFEGPPDTVVLAVLPGPARLDYRGLAEAVGTARSRLRPADPAVLDALDMEPGGASPLTDADGVITVFDVAVAGMGPVYCGSGRNDRTLQVDGRDLLRLARNPREARITRAAG, encoded by the coding sequence GTGGCCACGCATCGGGCCGTCCGTACGGGCGACGACGTGGCGGCGTTGCGCGAGTTCCCGGTGGAGCGATCGGTGAAGACCCTGGCCTTCGAGGGCCCGCCGGACACAGTGGTGCTGGCGGTGCTGCCCGGGCCGGCCCGGCTCGACTACCGGGGCCTCGCGGAAGCCGTGGGCACCGCACGGTCACGGCTGCGCCCCGCCGACCCGGCCGTGCTCGACGCGCTCGACATGGAGCCGGGCGGCGCCAGTCCGCTCACCGACGCCGACGGCGTGATCACCGTCTTCGACGTCGCGGTCGCCGGTATGGGCCCCGTCTACTGCGGCAGCGGCCGTAACGACCGCACGCTCCAGGTCGACGGTCGTGACCTGCTCCGGCTCGCCCGCAATCCCCGCGAGGCACGCATCACCCGGGCTGCGGGCTGA